Proteins from a single region of Neodiprion virginianus isolate iyNeoVirg1 chromosome 4, iyNeoVirg1.1, whole genome shotgun sequence:
- the LOC124302296 gene encoding 7SK snRNA methylphosphate capping enzyme bin3-like, protein MSSAQLDRQMRMGSVKERKENEKGKKSVNLVYKKHKHEESRHFKFSRKRSQSFTGNGKFFPPHKRRKKDGGIIPPTKFLLGGNICDPLNLNSMQDEEINRAMNAVTPKSSPLPTPKHRKGAIEVIIPPNICDPLNLNNCNDDDEYEKHLISPTKKGSKRRNRKRKRASSSSGRDDAIEPASEAKNSEKESVENAEPVPAGVEEKVEIKLAPAPLSSPPSNPPVVETKPETTSPQKDKNKLRLKGLDDLKDKRLRKVDVKDKIVSPVIPQPGAWKPRPQHRASQDKKKKAQKLPNFRAKDAQYQYGNYNRYYGYRNAHAEEDGRLGVFARRKELFYGKDVLDIGCNIGHITLSIARDFAARSVTGIDIDRKLINIARKNVKHYVNCVRSPATHEDGGKGKDCDASFYPLSMPISYGLIDIPGFTKNKSQKGFPYNVTFVQGNYILEDDALLASEQPQFDAILCLSITKWLHLNFGDLGLQRAFKRMHAQLRPGGVLVLEPQSWGSYGKKKNLTERIYKNYHSIEFLPHKFTQYLLSPEVGFSKCEVVSIPPHPSKGFQRPIQLFTKAPLTPETAGEPTPSSMAQSERRDFERDLFPKDSKKEGGNMSEMSQISTESLSQYEQLENVYAPSATPCYDTPCHTNDSQPIEPKTMCYIDMDIENAESAAASAAASAAVGGRGEKTDIGNDNKQQSKGR, encoded by the exons ATGTCATCAGCTCAACTCGATCGTCAAATGAGGATGGGGAGTGTGAAAGAAAGGAAGGAGAACGAGAAGGGTAAAAAATCTGTCAACCTGGTTTACAAGAAGCACAAGCACGAGGAAAGTCGTCATTTTAAGTTCAGCAGAAAACGTTCGCAGAGTTTTACAGGGAATGGTAAATTTTTCCCACCTCATAAACGGCGTAAGAAAGACGGAGGTATTATTCCGCCGACAAAGTTTTTGCTCGGCGGTAACATCTGCGATCCGTTGAATCTGAACAGCATGCAAGACGAGGAGATAAACAGAGCGATGAATGCAGTTACTCCGAAGTCGAGTCCTTTGCCGACGCCGAAACATAGGAAAGGCGCCATCGAAGTTATCATTCCGCCTAACATATGCGACCCTCTGAATCTGAACAATTGTAATGACGATGATGAGTACGAGAAACATCTAATTTCCCCCACAAAAAAGGGCTCCAAGAGACGAAACAGAAAACGCAAACGCGCATCGTCCAGCTCTGGAAGGGACGACGCTATTGAACCAGCTTCGGAAGCAAAGAACAGCGAAAAGGAATCGGTAGAAAATGCCGAACCTGTGCCTGCTGGCGTTGAAGAGAAGGTCGAAATTAAGCTTGCCCCTGCACCTCTGAGTTCTCCGCCTAGTAATCCTCCAGTAGTGGAAACTAAACCAGAAACTACTAGTCCTCAGAAAGATAAGAACAAGTTACGCCTCAAGGGGCTGGACGATCTGAAAGACAAACGACTGCGTAAGGTGGACGTTAAGGATAAAATTGTCAGTCCTGTTATCCCACAACCTGGGGCTTGGAAACCGAGACCGCAGCATCGTGCTAGTCaggacaaaaagaaaaaggcaCAAAAATTGCCCAACTTTAGAGCCAAGGATGCGCAGTATCAATACGGCAACTATAACAG gTATTACGGATATCGAAATGCCCATGCCGAAGAAGATGGAAGACTCGGCGTGTTCGCCAGAAGAAAAGAGTTATTCTACGGGAAGGACGTGCTGGACATAGGATGCAACATTGGACACATTACATTGTCGATCGCCCGTGATTTTGCCGCACGTAGCGTGACTGGAATAGACATCGACAGGAAGCTGATTAACATAGCGAGGAAGAATGTCAAGCATTATGTGAACTGTGTCAGATCACCGGCGACTCATGAAGACGGAGGGAAAGGAAAAGACTGCGACGCGAGCTTTTATCCCCTATCGATGCCAATCAGCTACGGACTTATCGATATACCTGGTTTTACAAAGAACAAAAGTCAAAAAGGCTTCCCATACAATGTCACGTTTGTACAG GGTAACTATATATTGGAAGACGACGCGCTGCTGGCTTCGGAACAGCCGCAGTTCGATGCTATATTATGCCTGTCGATAACAAAGTGGCTGCACTTAAATTTCGGCGACTTGGGGCTGCAGAGAGCTTTCAAAAGAATGCACGCCCAGCTGAGACCCGGCGGTGTACTTGTACTCGAGCCGCAGAGTTGGGGCAGCTatggaaagaagaagaatctcACT GAACGGATATACAAGAATTATCACAGCATCGAGTTCTTACCGCACAAGTTTACACAGTATTTGCTGTCACCGGAGGTCGGTTTCAGTAAATGCGAGGTAGTTTCCATACCGCCACATCCTTCCAAGGGCTTCCAGCGGCCGATTCAGCTTTTTACAAAGGCACCCCTGACTCCCGAGACCGCAGGTGAACCGACACCAAGCTCGATGGCGCAAAGTGAACGCAGAGATTTTGAAAGGGATTTATTTCCAAAGGATTCTAAGAAGGAGGGAGGGAACATGTCGGAGATGAGTCAAATCAGCACGGAGTCACTCAGCCAATATGAGCAGTTAGAAAATGTTTACGCGCCCAGCGCCACACCCTGCTACGATACCCCGTGCCACACAAACGATAGTCAGCCGATAGAGCCTAAGACGATGTGTTACATTGATATGGATATAGAGAATGCGGAGAGCGCTGCTGCTAGTGCTGCTGCAAGTGCGGCAGTCGGTGGCAGAGGTGAGAAAACAGACATCGGTAACGATAACAAGCAGCAGTCAAAAGGCAGATGA